The Noviherbaspirillum saxi genome includes a window with the following:
- a CDS encoding AzlD domain-containing protein, producing the protein MSDLDVWASIGLLLLATLLTRGSFFLFGHAVKIPAKVQHALRYAPAAALAAIIVPDMVLMNGALQLNWMNPKLMAGLAATAFFLVKRHMLGTIIVGMAVYSLLRIIL; encoded by the coding sequence ATGAGCGATCTGGATGTCTGGGCTTCGATCGGACTGCTGTTGCTTGCCACACTGCTAACAAGGGGCTCGTTTTTCCTGTTCGGTCATGCCGTCAAGATTCCAGCCAAAGTGCAGCATGCGCTGCGCTACGCCCCGGCTGCCGCGCTGGCTGCGATTATCGTGCCCGACATGGTGTTGATGAACGGTGCGTTGCAACTGAACTGGATGAACCCGAAGCTGATGGCCGGCCTGGCGGCGACAGCCTTCTTCCTGGTCAAGCGCCACATGCTCGGCACCATCATTGTCGGCATGGCCGTGTACAGTTTGCTTAGAATCATCTTATAA